In one window of Chrysiogenia bacterium DNA:
- a CDS encoding DUF2304 domain-containing protein, giving the protein MTPHQQVVAASIALLMLAGVLELVRRRTLRIEYSWLWIIAILGLLALILSSNLLIGLTRVIGAVDSTSTVFMFAFVFLVCICIHFTVKISQLTNQVKKLTQQLAILEAEKTTLERGQVAGESATPTE; this is encoded by the coding sequence GTGACGCCGCACCAGCAAGTGGTTGCCGCTTCCATTGCATTGCTGATGCTCGCGGGCGTGCTCGAACTGGTACGACGCCGCACGCTTCGCATCGAATATTCCTGGCTCTGGATCATCGCGATTCTGGGACTTCTGGCGCTGATTCTTTCCTCGAACTTGCTCATCGGGCTCACACGCGTGATCGGGGCGGTTGATTCCACCAGCACGGTCTTCATGTTTGCCTTCGTTTTTCTCGTCTGCATCTGCATCCACTTCACGGTGAAGATTTCCCAGCTCACCAACCAGGTGAAGAAGCTCACCCAGCAACTCGCCATTCTCGAAGCCGAGAAAACGACGCTTGAGCGCGGCCAAGTTGCGGGCGAGTCCGCAACGCCAACCGAGTAG
- a CDS encoding aldehyde dehydrogenase family protein, with protein sequence MREYQLYINGEFCDAADGRTFESLNPHDQSVVAKCALAGPKDAARALECARAAFPEWSQTKPRARAGALREMAALIKKNRDTLAPLEAQDSGSIIRKAMGDMGQ encoded by the coding sequence ATGCGCGAGTATCAGCTTTACATCAATGGCGAGTTTTGCGATGCGGCCGACGGCCGCACGTTCGAGTCCCTGAACCCCCACGACCAGTCGGTGGTCGCCAAATGCGCGCTGGCCGGTCCGAAGGACGCGGCCCGCGCACTCGAGTGCGCCCGTGCGGCCTTTCCCGAGTGGTCGCAGACCAAGCCCAGGGCGCGCGCCGGGGCGCTGCGCGAAATGGCGGCGCTCATCAAGAAGAACAGGGATACGCTCGCGCCCCTGGAAGCACAGGACTCGGGTTCGATCATCCGCAAGGCCATGGGCGACATGGGCCAGTG